A window from Micromonospora profundi encodes these proteins:
- a CDS encoding phosphodiester glycosidase family protein has protein sequence MRTRRRSARRTGVLLLTPLLALAVPLPATAAPVAPPAAPATRSVAAASTGLAAPTIAEDAPPASSRPADSTSLAADPAAATAATAPTAAAGGLEPAGGLETTKATRPVAPGVQLTSFDRYDADGWLRADALTTDLTGGATVDYVNSGAVSRAEPLRKAVDDSRAVAAVNGDFFDINNSGAAQGVGVRDGELIQSAVSGHRNAVAVTTSGLGRVIEVNFDGSATLPSGPVPLTQFNNLVQAGGIGAFTELWGTYSRQRAVEGAARVVEVTVTGGRVATVAGVAGSGPIAAGSTVLLGRDAGADALAALRPGDPVTVAWRPKPSDGSTLHAAVGGGSVLVRDGVVQSIADPTLAPRTAVGFSADGRKMIMLTVDGRQVDSRGVTQTEMGRMMAELGAHHALNLDGGGSSTLLAREPGASTVQVENGPSDGSERAVPNGLAIYAPKGSGRLAGFWVETASDPTVAPGVSPVRGGRPNRVFPGLTRTLTAAGYDETYGPAAGAPGWRATPAVRGRVDSRGVFRAGAPGASTVTAARGRATGTLGLTVLGPLARIGSTVPRVGLTGQDGNALVGVVGYDAEGNTAPIEPADMTLDYDRNLLRITPTGDGNLSVTALRGTGSALVTVHVGRESTVLPVTVGLTDVPVAGFDDAASWRFSQARASGSVAPAPGHTGTGLRMSYDFSQSTGTRAAYADPPAWIEVPGQPQAFGMWIHGNGTGEWPSLHLHDAQDTQHVLRGPLISWTGWRYVEFAVPAGVQYPVRVRRFYVAETNAAAQYSSEVIIDDLVAKVPPTVDVPEASPRTDRVVVRDGTVDDAPWRFAVLSDAQFVAAAPDSNLVAQARRTLREVRAARPDFLLINGDFVDTAYPADFALARRILDEELGDALPWYYVPGNHEIMGAPISNFEAAFGATSRVFDHNGTRFVTLNSSTGTLRGGGFDQVRMLRETLDAAATDRRVGSVVVLHHHPARDPSPAQASQLGDRKEAALLEQWLADFQHRTGKGALFVGGHVGTFHADRVDGVPYVINGNAGKTPSTPADQGGFTGWTEFGVDPVTPAEADRARRDPLAEGPRWVDAEFHAHLDRLTVNAPPSVAVGSPATVTATLTQPDGRTVPVAAPVSADWSASPGVHVGSAAGVRPWHTARFDPVTGTLTALRAAGPISLAVTVNGVRAEATVTVTR, from the coding sequence ATGCGTACCCGCAGACGATCCGCCCGCCGCACCGGCGTCCTGCTGCTGACGCCGCTGCTCGCCCTGGCCGTGCCGCTGCCGGCCACCGCCGCACCCGTAGCCCCACCCGCCGCGCCCGCGACCCGGTCCGTCGCCGCCGCGTCCACCGGGCTGGCCGCGCCCACGATCGCGGAGGACGCGCCGCCCGCGTCGTCCCGGCCGGCGGACTCGACCAGCCTGGCCGCCGACCCGGCGGCCGCGACCGCGGCGACCGCCCCGACGGCCGCCGCCGGTGGCCTGGAGCCGGCCGGCGGCCTGGAGACCACGAAGGCCACCCGGCCGGTCGCGCCAGGCGTGCAACTGACGTCCTTCGACAGGTACGACGCCGACGGCTGGCTGCGTGCCGACGCGCTCACCACTGATCTCACCGGCGGCGCCACCGTCGACTACGTCAACTCGGGGGCGGTCAGCCGGGCCGAGCCACTGCGCAAGGCGGTGGACGACTCCCGTGCGGTCGCCGCCGTCAACGGCGACTTCTTCGACATCAACAACTCCGGTGCCGCCCAGGGCGTCGGCGTCCGCGACGGTGAGCTGATCCAGTCGGCGGTCAGCGGTCACCGCAACGCGGTGGCGGTCACCACGAGCGGGCTCGGCCGGGTGATCGAGGTGAACTTCGACGGCAGCGCCACCCTGCCCAGCGGGCCGGTGCCGCTCACCCAGTTCAACAACCTGGTCCAGGCCGGCGGCATCGGGGCGTTCACCGAGTTGTGGGGGACGTACTCCCGGCAGCGTGCCGTGGAGGGCGCCGCCCGCGTGGTCGAAGTCACAGTGACCGGCGGTCGGGTGGCCACAGTGGCCGGCGTCGCCGGCAGCGGCCCGATCGCCGCCGGCAGCACCGTGCTGCTCGGCCGCGACGCGGGCGCGGACGCCCTCGCGGCGCTCCGACCGGGCGACCCGGTGACTGTGGCCTGGCGACCCAAGCCGTCCGACGGCAGCACACTGCACGCGGCGGTCGGTGGCGGCAGCGTCCTGGTCCGCGACGGTGTGGTGCAGAGCATCGCCGACCCGACGCTCGCCCCACGCACCGCAGTCGGGTTCAGCGCCGACGGTCGGAAAATGATCATGCTGACGGTGGACGGACGCCAGGTCGACAGCCGTGGCGTGACGCAGACCGAGATGGGCCGGATGATGGCGGAGCTGGGCGCCCACCACGCGCTCAACCTCGACGGCGGTGGGTCGTCGACGCTGCTGGCGAGGGAGCCGGGCGCGTCGACAGTGCAGGTGGAGAACGGCCCGTCCGACGGCAGCGAACGGGCCGTGCCCAACGGCCTGGCCATCTACGCCCCGAAGGGCAGCGGCCGACTCGCCGGCTTCTGGGTCGAGACGGCAAGCGACCCCACCGTCGCCCCGGGCGTCTCGCCGGTGCGCGGTGGCCGGCCCAACCGGGTCTTCCCCGGGCTGACCCGCACCCTCACCGCGGCCGGCTACGACGAGACGTACGGTCCGGCGGCCGGTGCGCCCGGATGGCGGGCGACACCTGCGGTACGTGGCCGGGTCGACAGCCGCGGCGTGTTCCGCGCGGGCGCACCGGGGGCAAGCACGGTCACCGCCGCACGTGGCCGGGCCACCGGCACGCTGGGTCTCACAGTGCTCGGCCCGCTGGCCCGGATCGGCTCCACAGTGCCGAGGGTGGGCCTGACCGGGCAGGACGGCAACGCCCTTGTCGGAGTGGTCGGGTACGACGCCGAGGGCAACACCGCGCCCATCGAGCCGGCCGATATGACACTCGACTACGACCGGAACCTGCTGCGGATCACCCCGACCGGCGACGGCAACCTGAGCGTCACCGCGCTCCGGGGCACCGGCTCCGCCCTGGTGACCGTCCACGTCGGACGCGAGAGCACGGTTCTGCCGGTCACCGTCGGGCTGACCGACGTACCGGTCGCCGGATTCGACGACGCCGCGTCCTGGCGGTTCAGCCAGGCCCGGGCCAGCGGGTCGGTCGCGCCGGCGCCAGGGCACACCGGCACCGGCCTGCGCATGTCGTACGACTTCAGCCAGTCGACAGGCACGCGGGCCGCGTACGCCGACCCGCCCGCCTGGATCGAGGTGCCCGGCCAGCCGCAGGCGTTCGGCATGTGGATCCACGGCAACGGCACCGGGGAGTGGCCCAGCCTGCACCTGCACGACGCCCAGGACACCCAGCACGTGCTGCGCGGTCCGCTGATCAGCTGGACCGGATGGCGGTACGTGGAGTTCGCGGTGCCGGCAGGCGTGCAGTACCCGGTGCGGGTGCGCCGCTTCTACGTGGCCGAGACGAACGCCGCCGCGCAGTACAGCAGCGAGGTGATCATCGACGACCTGGTGGCGAAGGTGCCGCCCACTGTCGACGTGCCGGAGGCGTCGCCGCGTACCGATCGGGTGGTGGTCCGCGACGGCACTGTGGACGACGCGCCGTGGCGGTTCGCGGTGCTCTCCGACGCCCAGTTCGTCGCCGCCGCCCCGGACAGCAACCTTGTCGCCCAGGCCCGGCGGACGCTTCGCGAGGTGCGCGCGGCCCGGCCGGACTTCCTCCTGATCAACGGTGACTTCGTGGACACCGCCTACCCGGCGGACTTCGCGCTGGCGCGACGGATCCTCGACGAGGAGTTGGGTGACGCGCTGCCCTGGTACTACGTGCCCGGCAACCACGAGATCATGGGTGCCCCGATCAGCAACTTCGAGGCGGCGTTCGGTGCCACGTCACGGGTGTTCGACCACAACGGCACCCGGTTCGTCACGTTGAACTCGTCCACCGGGACGCTGCGCGGCGGCGGCTTCGACCAGGTGCGGATGCTGCGCGAGACGCTTGACGCGGCGGCTACCGACCGGCGGGTCGGCTCGGTCGTCGTGCTGCACCACCACCCGGCACGCGATCCCAGCCCTGCCCAGGCCAGCCAACTCGGTGACCGTAAGGAGGCGGCGCTGTTGGAGCAGTGGCTCGCCGACTTCCAGCACCGCACCGGCAAGGGCGCGCTGTTCGTGGGCGGGCACGTCGGCACGTTCCACGCCGACCGGGTGGACGGCGTGCCGTACGTGATCAACGGCAACGCGGGCAAGACGCCGTCCACCCCGGCCGACCAGGGCGGCTTCACCGGCTGGACGGAGTTCGGCGTCGACCCGGTCACCCCGGCCGAGGCTGATCGGGCCCGCCGTGACC